Proteins found in one Melospiza georgiana isolate bMelGeo1 chromosome 1, bMelGeo1.pri, whole genome shotgun sequence genomic segment:
- the PRDM14 gene encoding LOW QUALITY PROTEIN: PR domain zinc finger protein 14 (The sequence of the model RefSeq protein was modified relative to this genomic sequence to represent the inferred CDS: substituted 1 base at 1 genomic stop codon): protein MALSLAGESVPGDGGDSFGISPAGLASYYPSFLPPAHYFETAPDFFQPLKPLGELVSSPPPLPPFTYSRVPAFLSQPPPPGAPGSLSPPYPSPPRRAARSPGADGAAGQSCRYHFTEEELNAVLYGALRSSQPTGNLHAISGLRVSPAGSGKGVFDPAQSNPGRQVAPCGQVCGKVRGQAGAVLKKGFRFCRRCGLGRPAAGPGLAAAARRXVGVPERPPPVRPAALSPLSPAGLSVLRVAYGDVSQLGVFCTDPIPKGVRFGPFQGKVVNTSEIKTYDDNSLMWEIFEYGGLSHFIDGKGAAGNWMSLVNCARFPEEQNLTAIQCQGQIFYETCKEIFPNQELLVWYGDCYVQFLGIPISLKGTAEGKKPPQHPEEAGESFKCERCGKVFAYKYYRDKHLKYTRCVDQGDRKFPCHLCDRSFEKRDRLRIHILHVHEKHRPHKCSVCGKSFSQSSSLNKHMRVHSGERPYKCVYCNKAFTASSILRTHIRQHSGEKPFKCKHCGKAFASHAAHDSHVRRTHSKDKGCTCSVCGQHFPQQEDYSFHLKIHAAH from the exons atggctctgtccctggCCGGCGAGTCCGTCCCCGGAGACGGCGGAGACTCGTTCGGGATAAGCCCCGCCGGCCTCGCCTCCTACTACCCCTCTTTTCTTCCACCCGCCCATTACTTCGAGACGGCCCCCGACTTCTTCCAGCCCCTGAAACCCCTGGGCGAACTGGTTTCCTCCCCTCCGCCTCTGCCTCCCTTCACTTACAGCAGGGTCCCCGCTTTTCTGAGCCAGCCGCCCCCTC CGGGGGCGCCGGGGTCGCTCTCGCCGCCCTACCCGAGCCCCCCGCGCAGGGCTGCCCGCAGTCCGGGGGCAGACGGGGCGGCgggacagagctgcaggtaCCACTTCACCGAGGAGGAGCTCAACGCGGTGCTCTACGGGGCACTCCGGAGCAGCCAGCCCACCGGGAATCTCCACGCCATCTCGGGGCTCCGGGTGTCCCCCGCCGGCTCGGGTAAGGGGGTCTTTGACCCGGCACAGAGTAACCCTGGGCGGCAGGTCGCTCCTTGCGGCCAGGTGTGCGGGAAGGTTCGGGGACA GGCCGGTGCCGTGCTGAAGAAGGGGTTCCGCTTTTGCAGGCGCTGCGGACTCGGCCGCCCCGCTGCTGGACCGGGACTCGCTGCAGCTGCCCGAAGGTAGGTAGGTGTCCCGGAGCGCCCGCCGCCCGTCCGCCCGGCCGCGCTCAGCCCCCTGTCCCCCGCAGGGCTCTCGGTGCTGCGGGTGGCCTACGGGGACGTGTCTCAGCTCGGAGTCTTCTGTACGGACCCCATCCCGAAAGGAGTCCGCTTCGGCCCTTTCCAAGGCAAAGTGGTCAACACGAGCGAGATCAAGACTTACGACGACAACTCGCTGATGTGGGAG ATCTTTGAATACGGTGGCCTGAGCCACTTTATCGACGGGAAGGGCGCCGCTGGCAACTGGATGTCCCTGGTGAACTGTGCCAGGTTCCCCGAGGAGCAGAATTTGACGGCTATCCAGTGCCAGGGACAAATCTTCTACGAGACCTGCAAGGAAATCTTTCCgaaccaggagctgctggtgtggTACGGCGATTGCTACGTGCAATTCCTGGGCATCCCCATCAGCTTGAAGGGCACGGCGGAGGGGAAGAAACCCCCGCAGCACCCGGAAG AAGCCGGGGAGAGCTTCAAGTGCGAGCGCTGCGGCAAAGTGTTTGCCTACAAGTACTACCGGGACAAACACCTCAAGTACACCCGCTGCGTGGACCAGGGGGACCGCAAATTTCCTTGTCACCTTTGTGACCGATCCTTTGAAAAAAGAGACAGGCTGAGGATCCACATTCTCCACGTTCACGAAAAGCACAGACCTCACAAG tgctctgtgtgtgggaagagcttttcTCAATCCTCCAGCCTGAACAAACACATGAGGGTTCACTCTGGGGAGCGCCCCTACAAATGTGTCTACTGCAACAAG GCGTTCACAGCGTCCAGCATCCTGCGCACTCACATCCGCCAGCACTCGGGGGAGAAGCCCTTCAAGTGCAAGCACTGCGGCAAAGCCTTCGCCTCGCACGCCGCCCACGACAGCCACGTGCGGCGCACGCACAGCAAGGACAAGGGCTGCACCTGCTCCGTGTGCGGCCAGCACTTCCCCCAGCAGGAGGATTACAGCTTCCACCTCAAGATCCATGCTGCTCATTAG